The Longimicrobiaceae bacterium genome window below encodes:
- a CDS encoding HD domain-containing protein, translating into MQRTEPHPQREFEVVRDPLWNTIRLDPTALRIIDTRQFQRLRHIRQLGLAYLVYPGATHTRFDHALGVYHLARWAMGLLGERGELEGVDPAECRLVPYAALLHDIGHYPFSHALEELDAERVPGHHEELTARFLAAPAIRAALEEVAPNAPERIEALIRARSGSPLQGLVSGSLDLDKIEYLRRDALFCGVPYGEVDVDRLLHAMTLLRDPETGRMEVGIHEKGLSAVESLLFSKYQMFRNVYWHHAVRAATSLYKRLVQESVDAGVVSPGELVGQSDERLLALLEVRAGAMEGEGARRVAQLWLPAVRDRRLPKRALELPGEALRGLPAEEWLYAEGGLVHALELRLAAEMGLPPGGVFVDYPEKPRMMGLDLLLLRRTGRVQRLTAAGSAGLIDLPRVADELYYTARAFRVFGVERRELSAAPMLDLLSLPAAGLRARLTDPAPLLS; encoded by the coding sequence ATGCAACGCACCGAGCCCCACCCGCAGCGCGAGTTCGAAGTCGTACGGGACCCCCTCTGGAACACCATCCGGCTGGACCCCACGGCGCTCCGCATCATCGACACTCGCCAGTTCCAGCGGCTGCGGCACATCCGCCAGCTGGGGCTGGCGTACCTCGTGTACCCCGGCGCCACGCACACGCGGTTCGACCACGCGCTGGGCGTGTACCACCTGGCGCGCTGGGCCATGGGGCTGCTGGGCGAGCGCGGCGAGCTGGAAGGCGTGGACCCGGCGGAGTGCCGGCTGGTGCCGTACGCGGCGCTGCTGCACGACATCGGGCACTACCCGTTCAGCCACGCGCTCGAGGAGCTTGACGCCGAGCGCGTGCCCGGCCACCACGAGGAGCTGACGGCGCGCTTCCTGGCCGCACCCGCCATCCGCGCCGCGCTGGAAGAGGTGGCGCCGAACGCGCCGGAGCGAATCGAGGCGCTGATCCGCGCCAGGTCCGGCAGCCCGCTCCAGGGCCTCGTCTCCGGCAGCCTGGACCTGGACAAGATCGAGTACCTGCGCCGCGACGCGCTCTTCTGCGGCGTGCCGTACGGCGAGGTGGACGTGGACCGCCTGCTGCACGCCATGACGCTGCTGCGCGACCCGGAGACGGGGCGCATGGAGGTGGGCATCCACGAGAAGGGCCTCTCGGCCGTGGAGTCGCTGCTCTTCTCCAAGTACCAGATGTTCCGCAACGTCTACTGGCACCACGCCGTGCGCGCCGCCACCTCGCTGTACAAGCGCCTGGTGCAGGAGTCGGTCGATGCGGGCGTGGTGAGCCCCGGCGAGCTCGTCGGCCAGAGCGACGAACGGCTGCTCGCGCTGCTGGAGGTCCGCGCGGGGGCGATGGAGGGCGAGGGCGCCCGCCGCGTCGCCCAGCTGTGGCTGCCCGCCGTGCGCGACCGCCGCCTGCCCAAGCGCGCGCTGGAGCTGCCCGGCGAGGCCCTTCGCGGGCTTCCAGCCGAGGAGTGGCTGTACGCCGAGGGCGGCCTGGTCCACGCGCTGGAGCTGCGGCTGGCGGCGGAGATGGGGCTGCCGCCCGGCGGCGTGTTCGTGGACTATCCCGAGAAGCCGCGGATGATGGGGCTGGACCTGCTGCTCCTGCGCCGCACCGGCCGCGTGCAGCGCCTGACGGCCGCAGGCAGCGCGGGCCTCATCGACCTGCCCCGCGTGGCCGACGAGCTGTACTACACGGCGCGCGCCTTCCGCGTGTTCGGCGTGGAGCGGCGCGAGCTGTCCGCGGCACCCATGCTGGACCTGCTGTCCCTTCCCGCCGCCGGCCTCCGCGCGCGCCTCACCGACCCCGCCCCGCTGCTTTCATGA
- a CDS encoding response regulator: MTPSLAGLVDDGAQASVLIVEDDPASARVLGSILKQAGYRVSIATDGHAAIRALESEETPDLLVLDWMLPGISGLEVCHWARERWNALALPILMVTAKTDPESAYAAFDAGASDYIPKPFRGAEIRARIAAHLRTKRLVEERVRLEEHLREREKLSALGLVASGVAHDLNNPLAVIGAQAQILLRGAPDEATEAGLREILAGVERCTRIVGDLLGFARRHPLERKPVDVADVLRATVELRHGDLRAAGIHPVLEVPGSLPPVVADAHQLQQVFLNILINAEQALREGGRTLRVAATVDGAVLTAGASAESPRTSVGDGAAGAATVRIDISNDGPAIPPDVLPQIFDPLFTTKSADEGTGLGLAISRRIVREHGGEIECRSDDAGTVFSIRLPVGITAPHQEMHGR; this comes from the coding sequence ATGACCCCCTCCCTGGCAGGCCTGGTGGACGACGGCGCGCAGGCGTCGGTGCTCATCGTGGAAGACGACCCCGCGTCGGCCCGCGTCCTCGGCTCCATCCTCAAGCAGGCGGGCTACCGCGTCTCCATCGCCACCGACGGCCACGCCGCCATCCGCGCGCTGGAGAGCGAGGAGACGCCGGACCTGCTGGTGCTGGACTGGATGCTGCCCGGCATCAGCGGGCTGGAGGTGTGCCACTGGGCGCGCGAGCGGTGGAACGCGCTGGCGCTGCCCATCCTGATGGTCACCGCCAAGACCGACCCCGAGAGCGCCTACGCCGCCTTCGACGCCGGGGCCAGCGACTACATCCCCAAGCCCTTCCGCGGCGCCGAGATCCGCGCCCGCATCGCCGCGCACCTGCGCACCAAGCGGCTCGTGGAGGAGCGCGTGCGGCTGGAGGAGCACCTGCGCGAGCGGGAGAAGCTGTCCGCCCTGGGCCTCGTCGCCAGCGGCGTGGCGCACGACCTCAACAACCCGCTCGCGGTGATCGGTGCGCAGGCGCAGATCCTCCTCCGCGGCGCGCCCGACGAGGCGACCGAGGCGGGGCTGCGCGAGATCCTGGCGGGCGTGGAGCGCTGCACCCGCATCGTGGGCGACCTGCTGGGGTTCGCGCGGCGGCACCCGCTGGAGCGGAAGCCGGTGGACGTGGCCGACGTGCTGCGCGCCACGGTGGAGCTGCGCCACGGCGACCTGCGCGCCGCCGGCATCCACCCGGTGCTGGAGGTGCCCGGCTCGCTGCCGCCCGTGGTGGCCGACGCGCACCAGCTCCAGCAGGTCTTCCTCAACATCCTCATCAACGCCGAGCAGGCGCTGCGCGAGGGCGGTCGCACGCTGCGGGTGGCCGCCACGGTGGACGGCGCGGTCCTCACCGCCGGCGCATCGGCCGAGTCGCCGCGGACCTCGGTGGGGGACGGCGCGGCGGGCGCGGCCACGGTGCGCATCGACATCTCCAACGACGGCCCGGCCATCCCGCCGGACGTGCTGCCGCAGATCTTCGACCCGCTCTTCACCACGAAATCGGCGGACGAGGGAACGGGCCTGGGCCTCGCCATCTCGCGCCGCATCGTCCGCGAGCACGGTGGCGAGATCGAGTGCCGCAGCGACGACGCGGGCACCGTCTTCAGCATCCGCCTCCCCGTCGGCATCACCGCCCCGCATCAGGAGATGCACGGCCGGTAG
- a CDS encoding IS110 family transposase, translating to MDAEFLARQARADVKLLHPIQHRSAEAQQDLALLRARDQLVQVRTKLINHVRGSVKSLGARITKCSADTFARTATAQVPEVLHASLMPLLEVISDLTKRIRGMDRQVEQMIEAHPEAVRLQQPKGVGPLTAVAFARAIEDPHRFKHSRQVGAFLGLVPKLDESSDSSPQLGISKAGDELVRRYLVSAAHYILGPFGPDCDLRRYGEALAARGGKNAKKRAAVAVARKLAVMLHRLWVADADYDPQWVQRHKTA from the coding sequence ATCGACGCGGAGTTCCTGGCGCGCCAGGCGCGTGCGGACGTGAAGCTGCTGCACCCGATCCAGCACCGCAGCGCGGAGGCACAGCAGGACCTGGCGCTGCTGCGGGCACGCGACCAACTGGTGCAGGTGCGGACGAAGCTGATCAATCACGTGCGCGGGTCGGTGAAGTCGCTGGGCGCGCGGATCACGAAGTGCTCCGCGGATACGTTCGCGCGGACGGCCACCGCGCAGGTGCCCGAGGTGCTGCACGCCTCGCTCATGCCGCTGCTGGAGGTGATCTCGGACCTGACGAAGCGGATCCGGGGGATGGACCGGCAGGTGGAGCAGATGATCGAGGCGCATCCGGAGGCCGTGCGCCTGCAGCAGCCCAAGGGGGTCGGTCCCCTGACGGCGGTCGCCTTCGCGCGGGCCATCGAAGACCCACACCGGTTCAAGCACAGCCGCCAGGTCGGTGCGTTCCTCGGGCTGGTGCCGAAGCTGGACGAGAGCAGCGATTCGTCTCCGCAGCTGGGGATCAGCAAGGCGGGCGACGAGCTGGTCCGAAGGTACCTGGTCAGCGCGGCGCACTACATCCTGGGACCGTTCGGGCCTGACTGCGATCTGCGGCGTTATGGCGAGGCGCTCGCGGCACGCGGAGGCAAGAACGCCAAGAAGCGAGCCGCGGTGGCCGTGGCGCGAAAGCTCGCCGTGATGCTGCACCGTCTCTGGGTCGCGGACGCGGACTACGATCCGCAGTGGGTGCAGCGCCACAAGACCGCCTGA